A window from Telopea speciosissima isolate NSW1024214 ecotype Mountain lineage chromosome 8, Tspe_v1, whole genome shotgun sequence encodes these proteins:
- the LOC122670822 gene encoding TATA box-binding protein-associated factor RNA polymerase I subunit B-like — protein MVEGLTCHACGNVEFDNSDGFYYCRRCGSQADDIMETGVADEDFMNVSDARGAIYLSSNRRPSQRQHQHHSVVKTEPFSDNFLPSSHSQSQSHFWRSLTQTDNQYSNKPIKREQPDVEESKPSVPYDFASTPTDLAPSPEQYCSEIRIRYVMGIQLMIQFQCQALVDQFSVSPLICGLAGVIWMRFVAASRVFDVGWADKVIEDSEVSQKEGELKVCKPRAKYSAEPHNILGQRAVVLWFRSLKRTIPISYSLAVSFLACHLAREAILPTDIFKWSLEGKLPYLSAFEDIEKCIGHPSSACPLSSSFMFKPLKAVGVRKLESLAASVAQAIGLQLPSVNFHAIANRYLKELSLPIEKIFPHASRIYEWLMPPELWMSANQFRLPTRVCVMSILIVAIRILYNVQGFGMWEKSFSDSSISSISCDQLRSSSAVQKSELDTEALLRGLEATYDSISDSYEYSKNLKTYLKYSKDVVFAGLAPSFEDNEEERIIEQLWDFYENQEDSETLAGSAVGCKNGLNQKRLNEGSVNGLSAENKKPRGEGCNDSTSIGHSKPRDEQGMRSLNAVDCSLCSQEQNSVSGGCTCAGTLKDRALRRMKANMEDNRFLYIPPRVNLKRFDYLRYVRKNDGGTRTYAAHADYYILLRACARVAQVDIRYMHVGVLILEKSLAQVENRIDQSLNLRPPELDSLGS, from the exons ATGGTGGAGGGACTGACGTGCCACGCTTGTGGCAATGTGGAGTTTGACAACTCCGACGGCTTCTATTACTGTCGAAGGTGTGGTTCCCAAGCCGATGACATCATGGAGACGGGTGTTGCTGATGAGGACTTCATGAATGTGAGCGATGCGCGTGGTGCCATCTACTTGTCCAGTAATCGCCGCCCCTCACAACGCCAACACCAGCACCACTCTGTTGTCAAGACCGAACCCTTCTCCGATAATTTCCTCCCATCCTCGCATTCTCAGTCCCAGTCCCACTTCTGGAGATCCCTCACGCAAACGGACAATCAGTACTCTAATAAGCCCATCAAGAGGGAGCAACCTGATGTTGAGGAATCGAAACCTTCTGTGCCGTATGATTTTGCTTCTACCCCGACTGATTTGGCCCCGAGCCCTGAGCAGTACTGCTCTGAGATCAGAATCCGATACGTCATGGGCATTCAGCTCATGATTCAGTTCCAGTGTCAGGCTCTTGTTGATCAATTCAGTGTCAGTCCCTTGATTTGTGGCTTGGCTGGGGTGATTTGGATGCGGTTTGTTGCAGCATCACGGGTGTTCGACGTTGGGTGGGCTGACAAAGTCATTGAGGATTCTGAGGTTTCTCAAAAAGAAG GTGAGTTAAAAGTTTGCAAGCCTCGTGCCAAGTATAGTGCAGAACCCCATAATATTCTTGGGCAGAGAGCTGTGGTCCTTTGGTTTAGATCTTTGAAAAGGACAATCCCAATATCTTATTCTCTTGcagtttcttttcttgcttGTCATCTTGCTAGGGAGGCTATCCTACCAACAGATATATTTAAGTGGTCTCTTGAAGGGAAGCTTCCGTATCTGTCTGCTTTTGAGGACATCGAGAAATGCATTGGACATCCTTCATCGGCTTGCCCATTAAGTTCAAGTTTTATGTTCAAGCCTTTAAAAGCTGTTGGCGTCCGCAAATTAGAATCACTGGCGGCCTCTGTTGCTCAGGCTATTGGTCTACAACTTCCTTCTGTGAACTTCCATGCAATAGCGAACCGCTACCTGAAAGAGCTATCCCTTCCAATTGAAAAGATTTTTCCACATGCATCTCGTATTTATGAGTGGTTGATGCCTCCTGAATTATGGATGTCAGCAAATCAATTTAGACTTCCAACTCGTGTTTGTGTAATGTCAATATTAATTGTGGCAATTAGGATTCTGTATAATGTTCAGGGATTTGGGATGTGGGAAAAAAGTTTTTCTGATTCGAGTATCTCTTCTATTTCCTGCGACCAG CTTAGAAGCTCTTCAGCAGTTCAGAAATCTGAGTTGGACACAGAAGCACTTCTTCGTGGCCTTGAAGCAACATATGACAGTATTTCTGACTCGTACG AGTACTCCAAAAACCTAAAGACATATCTCAAATATAGTAAGGATGTTGTCTTTGCTGGGCTAGCACCATCCTTCGAGGATAACGAGGAAGAGAGGATAATAGAACAATTATGGGATTTTTATGAGAATCAAGAG GATTCTGAAACATTAGCTGGATCAGCTGTTGGATGCAAAAACGGTTTGAACCAGAAAAGATTGAATGAAGGCTCTGTTAATGGCTTGTCTGCAGAAAATAAGAAACCCAGAGGTGAAGGATGCAATGACAGTACATCCATAGGTCACAGTAAACCCAGAGATGAACAAGGAATGCGAAGTCTGAATGCTGTTGATTGCTCTCTATGTTCACAAGAACAAAATTCAGTTTCTGGCGGTTGTACTTGTGCAGGAACTCTTAAGGATAGAGCCCTTAGACGGATGAAAGCAAACATGGAGGATAACAGGTTCTTATACATCCCTCCAAGGGTCAATCTCAAAAGATTTGATTATCTTCGATATGTGAGGAAGAACGATGGAGGTACTAGGACTTATGCTGCCCATGCTGATTACTACATTCTGCTTCGTGCTTGTGCAAGGGTTGCCCAAGTTGATATTCGCTATATGCATGTTGGGGTTTTGATTCTTGAGAAGTCACTAGCACAGGTTGAAAATCGAATTGATCAAAGTTTGAATTTAAGACCTCCAGAACTTGATTCACTGGGGTCTTGA
- the LOC122670821 gene encoding cellulose synthase-like protein H1 isoform X1, translating to MANPIPLPLQERISRKNNLKRAMELTIFFLLLALLSYRLLSIDNNNNKNSVAWQLAFLCESWFTFYWVLTMNLKWNPFEYRTYPQRLLNRGVDELPPVDLFVTTADPVLEPPIITVNTVLSLLALDYPSHMLACYVSDDGASPLTFYSLVEASKFAKLWVPFCKKHDVQIRAPFMYFSGAGSTDNLSSEFQQEWRKIKNGYEQLCHRIEEAVQKGIPCELTGDFAAFSGIGSRNHPSIVKVLWENKENISDGIPHLIYLSREKQPKHPHHFKAGAMNVLSRVSGVMTNSPFMLNVDCDMFVNNPQVVLHAMCLLLGFEKETESGFVQYPQMFYGGLKDDPFGNQYVVLAKYFIPGILGLQGPWYAGTGCFHRRKAIYGLSADEAENKGRNHGVINGKSLETLRTKFGESIEFAESAAQILYGTNNSINPPLNLSSCIEAAILVAGSVYEYKTDWGTKVGLVYGSTTEDMLTGIRIHAKGWRSVYSDLDSPAFLGCAPTGGPVIMTQTTRWVTGFLEILFSSRSPILATITAKLQLRQCLAYVYFLLWGPCSLPELCYALLPAFSIFTNIHFLPTVSEPAIFIPASLFIIYNLYTLSEYIQCRLSIRTWWNNRRMSWITTSTACLFGFLCFFPKFVGLSENVFKVTPKDNQAGSGTEDADHGRFTFDESPIFVPPTVLLFVNLTALFMAFLDGSSWLGLGEIICCAWMVLTFLPFLKGLFRKGTFGIPWPTVWKSVALASIFLHFSRHWASKG from the exons ATGGCTAATCCCATTCCTCTCCCCCTGCAAGAGAGAATCTCTCGTAAAAACAACCTAAAGAGAGCCATGGAActcaccatcttcttcctcctccttgcTCTCCTCTCTTATAGACTCCTATCTattgacaacaacaacaacaaaaatagtGTGGCTTGGCAACTGGCATTCCTCTGCGAGTCATGGTTCACCTTCTATTGGGTCCTCACCATGAATCTTAAATGGAACCCTTTTGAGTACAGAACATATCCCCAACGCCTCTTAAATCG GGGTGTTGATGAGCTTCCCCCAGTGGATTTGTTTGTTACAACAGCAGACCCTGTTCTTGAACCACCAATCATCACAGTGAACACTGTACTCTCTTTGTTAGCTCTTGATTACCCATCTCACATGCTCGCTTGCTATGTCTCCGATGATGGTGCTTCTCCTCTTACCTTCTATTCTCTAGTGGAAGCATCAAAATTTGCAAAGCTATGGGTACCTTTCTGTAAGAAACATGATGTTCAAATCAGAGCACCTTTTATGTATTTCTCCGGCGCCGGCAGCACTGACAACCTCTCATCGGAATTCCAACAGGAATGGAGGAAGATTAAG AACGGATATGAACAACTCTGCCATAGAATTGAAGAGGCGGTTCAGAAAGGAATCCCATGTGAACTGACTGGAGATTTTGCAGCTTTCTCAGGAATTGGAAGTAGAAACCATCCTAGCATAGTTAAG GTTTTATGGGAGAACAAGGAAAATATTTCAGATGGGATACCGCATCTAATATACTTGTCAAGAGAGAAGCAGCCCAAGCACCCACATCATTTCAAAGCGGGGGCAATGAATGTCTTG AGTAGAGTATCTGGAGTGATGACAAATTCTCCATTCATGCTCAATGTGGACTGCGATATGTTTGTGAACAATCCACAGGTTGTGCTTCATGCGATGTGTCTCCTGCTTGGTTTTGAGAAAGAAACTGAAAGTGGATTCGTTCAGTATCCACAGATGTTCTATGGAGGTCTAAAGGATGACCCTTTTGGAAATCAGTATGTAGTTTTAGCGAAA tACTTCATTCCTGGAATTTTGGGACTGCAAGGACCTTGGTATGCTGGAACAGGATGCTTTCACAGAAGAAAAGCTATATATGGGTTATCAGCAGACGAAGCAGAaaataagggaagaaatcaTGGCGTCATTAATG GAAAATCACTGGAAACACTAAGAACAAAATTTGGAGAGTCAATAGAATTTGCAGAATCAGCAGCTCAAATACTATATGGGACAAATAACAGTATAAATCCTCCCCTCAATCTTTCAAGCTGCATCGAGGCAGCAATTCTTGTTGCTGGTTCAGTTTATGAGTATAAGACTGATTGGGGTACAAAG GTGGGTTTGGTTTATGGATCAACAACAGAAGATATGCTAACAGGGATCAGAATTCATGCAAAGGGTTGGAGATCCGTATACTCAGATTTGGACTCACCGGCATTTCTTGGGTGTGCACCGACGGGTGGACCCGTAAtcatgacccaaacgacaagaTGGGTCACTGGATTCTTAGAGATCCTCTTCAGCAGTAGAAGTCCCATTCTTGCCACCATCACCGCAAAGCTCCAGTTGAGACAATGCTTAGCCTATGTTTACTTCCTGCTATGGGGACCATGTTCTCTACCTGAGTTATGCTATGCTCTATTGCCCGCATTCAGTATCTTCACCAACATCCATTTCTTACCTACG GTATCTGAACCAGCTATATTCATTCCGGCTTCCCTTTTCATCATCTATAACCTCTACACTCTTTCGGAGTACATCCAATGTCGCCTCTCAATCAGAACATGGTGGAACAACAGGAGAATGTCATGGATAACTACCTCAACAGCATGCTTGTTTGGATTTCTATGTTTCTTTCCCAAGTTTGTTGGGCTTTCAGAGAATGTTTTCAAAGTTACACCAAAAGATAACCAAGCTGGTTCTGGTACTGAAGACGCCGATCATGGCCGGTTTACCTTCGATGAATCACCAATCTTTGTGCCACCAACAGTCCTTCTGTTTGTAAACTTGACTGCACTCTTCATGGCCTTCCTTGATGGGTCTTCGTGGCTGGGGCTAGGGGAGATCATTTGCTGTGCATGGATGGTGCTCACCTTCTTGCCCTTCCTCAAAGGGCTCTTTCGGAAAGGAACATTTGGTATCCCTTGGCCCACCGTATGGAAATCAGTTGCGTTGGCATCAATCTTCCTGCACTTCTCAAGGCACTGGGCTTCTAAAGGTTAA
- the LOC122670821 gene encoding cellulose synthase-like protein H1 isoform X2 — MNLKWNPFEYRTYPQRLLNRGVDELPPVDLFVTTADPVLEPPIITVNTVLSLLALDYPSHMLACYVSDDGASPLTFYSLVEASKFAKLWVPFCKKHDVQIRAPFMYFSGAGSTDNLSSEFQQEWRKIKNGYEQLCHRIEEAVQKGIPCELTGDFAAFSGIGSRNHPSIVKVLWENKENISDGIPHLIYLSREKQPKHPHHFKAGAMNVLSRVSGVMTNSPFMLNVDCDMFVNNPQVVLHAMCLLLGFEKETESGFVQYPQMFYGGLKDDPFGNQYVVLAKYFIPGILGLQGPWYAGTGCFHRRKAIYGLSADEAENKGRNHGVINGKSLETLRTKFGESIEFAESAAQILYGTNNSINPPLNLSSCIEAAILVAGSVYEYKTDWGTKVGLVYGSTTEDMLTGIRIHAKGWRSVYSDLDSPAFLGCAPTGGPVIMTQTTRWVTGFLEILFSSRSPILATITAKLQLRQCLAYVYFLLWGPCSLPELCYALLPAFSIFTNIHFLPTVSEPAIFIPASLFIIYNLYTLSEYIQCRLSIRTWWNNRRMSWITTSTACLFGFLCFFPKFVGLSENVFKVTPKDNQAGSGTEDADHGRFTFDESPIFVPPTVLLFVNLTALFMAFLDGSSWLGLGEIICCAWMVLTFLPFLKGLFRKGTFGIPWPTVWKSVALASIFLHFSRHWASKG; from the exons ATGAATCTTAAATGGAACCCTTTTGAGTACAGAACATATCCCCAACGCCTCTTAAATCG GGGTGTTGATGAGCTTCCCCCAGTGGATTTGTTTGTTACAACAGCAGACCCTGTTCTTGAACCACCAATCATCACAGTGAACACTGTACTCTCTTTGTTAGCTCTTGATTACCCATCTCACATGCTCGCTTGCTATGTCTCCGATGATGGTGCTTCTCCTCTTACCTTCTATTCTCTAGTGGAAGCATCAAAATTTGCAAAGCTATGGGTACCTTTCTGTAAGAAACATGATGTTCAAATCAGAGCACCTTTTATGTATTTCTCCGGCGCCGGCAGCACTGACAACCTCTCATCGGAATTCCAACAGGAATGGAGGAAGATTAAG AACGGATATGAACAACTCTGCCATAGAATTGAAGAGGCGGTTCAGAAAGGAATCCCATGTGAACTGACTGGAGATTTTGCAGCTTTCTCAGGAATTGGAAGTAGAAACCATCCTAGCATAGTTAAG GTTTTATGGGAGAACAAGGAAAATATTTCAGATGGGATACCGCATCTAATATACTTGTCAAGAGAGAAGCAGCCCAAGCACCCACATCATTTCAAAGCGGGGGCAATGAATGTCTTG AGTAGAGTATCTGGAGTGATGACAAATTCTCCATTCATGCTCAATGTGGACTGCGATATGTTTGTGAACAATCCACAGGTTGTGCTTCATGCGATGTGTCTCCTGCTTGGTTTTGAGAAAGAAACTGAAAGTGGATTCGTTCAGTATCCACAGATGTTCTATGGAGGTCTAAAGGATGACCCTTTTGGAAATCAGTATGTAGTTTTAGCGAAA tACTTCATTCCTGGAATTTTGGGACTGCAAGGACCTTGGTATGCTGGAACAGGATGCTTTCACAGAAGAAAAGCTATATATGGGTTATCAGCAGACGAAGCAGAaaataagggaagaaatcaTGGCGTCATTAATG GAAAATCACTGGAAACACTAAGAACAAAATTTGGAGAGTCAATAGAATTTGCAGAATCAGCAGCTCAAATACTATATGGGACAAATAACAGTATAAATCCTCCCCTCAATCTTTCAAGCTGCATCGAGGCAGCAATTCTTGTTGCTGGTTCAGTTTATGAGTATAAGACTGATTGGGGTACAAAG GTGGGTTTGGTTTATGGATCAACAACAGAAGATATGCTAACAGGGATCAGAATTCATGCAAAGGGTTGGAGATCCGTATACTCAGATTTGGACTCACCGGCATTTCTTGGGTGTGCACCGACGGGTGGACCCGTAAtcatgacccaaacgacaagaTGGGTCACTGGATTCTTAGAGATCCTCTTCAGCAGTAGAAGTCCCATTCTTGCCACCATCACCGCAAAGCTCCAGTTGAGACAATGCTTAGCCTATGTTTACTTCCTGCTATGGGGACCATGTTCTCTACCTGAGTTATGCTATGCTCTATTGCCCGCATTCAGTATCTTCACCAACATCCATTTCTTACCTACG GTATCTGAACCAGCTATATTCATTCCGGCTTCCCTTTTCATCATCTATAACCTCTACACTCTTTCGGAGTACATCCAATGTCGCCTCTCAATCAGAACATGGTGGAACAACAGGAGAATGTCATGGATAACTACCTCAACAGCATGCTTGTTTGGATTTCTATGTTTCTTTCCCAAGTTTGTTGGGCTTTCAGAGAATGTTTTCAAAGTTACACCAAAAGATAACCAAGCTGGTTCTGGTACTGAAGACGCCGATCATGGCCGGTTTACCTTCGATGAATCACCAATCTTTGTGCCACCAACAGTCCTTCTGTTTGTAAACTTGACTGCACTCTTCATGGCCTTCCTTGATGGGTCTTCGTGGCTGGGGCTAGGGGAGATCATTTGCTGTGCATGGATGGTGCTCACCTTCTTGCCCTTCCTCAAAGGGCTCTTTCGGAAAGGAACATTTGGTATCCCTTGGCCCACCGTATGGAAATCAGTTGCGTTGGCATCAATCTTCCTGCACTTCTCAAGGCACTGGGCTTCTAAAGGTTAA